AGCCTCAGATTCCGCACGAGCGCTGCCCTTTCTTCATCGGCAGCAAAGAGTTGGTCGAAAAGGCCGAAAGCTTCATCGCCAACGACAAGGAGGCTTGCGACCACAAACCGGCGCCTGAACCTACCCCCAAGAAAGCAACCACCGTCAAATAAACCCGCATTTCCCCAACAAAAAGGCCGCCCCTTATTCGGGAGCGGCCTTTTTGTTGGACTAATGCTGTGTGCTACTCCGCTTTTTTACGGCTTTTCTTGGCGGGCGTGGTTGCTTCCGGGTTGCCGGCGGCCGTCGGGGCCGCGTCGGTTTCACCAATCACGCCGCCCGTGCTCAGGGGCTCGCTGGCGGTGGACTCCTCGGCGGCTTTGGCCGATTTGCGCTTGGCTTTGGGGGCCGGAGCCGCGTCAGCAGCCGGCGTTTCAGTAGTGGTTTCGGTTGTCGGTGCTTCGGCAGCGGGTGCGGCCTGGTAGGGGCGGTGCTTGCTCACGATGCCGTACCAGGTGGCCAGCTTCTTGATGTCGGACAGGTACACCCGGTCGCGGTCATAGTCGGGAATCACGCCGGCCAGGAAATCGGTCAGCTCGCCTTCGCTCGATTTGGCCGTAACGGGCGAGGCCGCGCCGTGCTTCTGGTAAATGCGCTCAAATACCTCGGTCAGCGGCACAGTCTGGTCGGGGTCCTGGGTGTAGATGGAGATTTCCGACAGCAGCGACACTTTGTTGCGAGCTGGGGCCAGCGTCCGGGTGGCTTTCTCGTCGAGGCTCTCAACCAGGACGCCGTGGCGGGCGGCGCGCACCAAGCGGTACAGGCCGGGCATGCCGCTGATGGCGGCCAACTCTTGCAATTCGTAGGGCATTTTTGGGAATTATGAATGGGAAAATGACCAATGAGGCAGAAAAAGCCGACGCAGGCGCCGGCTTCTCCTTTTCTCATTGGTCATCCAAAATTACGAACTATTGCGCATCCGTCGCGTTCGAGGCCGTCTGGCCCAGCTTGAACACGATGGGCAGGCTGGCCCGAATGGGCAGCTCGGGCTTCTTGAACTTGAGCAGACGCACCACGCGCAGGGCTTCTTCGCCGGTGCCACCGCCCAGCTGCTTCACAATGCGCATGTCCTGCATGGTGCCGTCGGCGTTCAGCTGAAAGCTGATGATGCACTGGCCCTGGATGCGGTTGCGCTTGGCCATCACGGGGTACTTCAGCTCCTTGCCGATGAACTCGTACATGGCGGCTTGGCCGCCTTCGTAGTACTCAGCCACGGGAATGGCCTTGCCCACCGAGCCGATGCCGGTGCCCTTTTCGCCGGGCGCCTGGCCCGCCGGGGTGGTGTTGGGGGTGGTTTGGGCCAGGGCCGGGGCGGCCGCGGCCAGCAACAGGCCCAGGGCCAGCTGCGAAACGGAACGTGCTTTCGTCATGATGAAAAAATGGGGCGGGGAAACAAGAGGAGTGAGGCCCACCGCGGGCCCGAGCCCGGATGGCAATTTAGGGGCCAATCTACGCATTGGGCGTCGCATCGGCCACCCACTGCTGGTTGACTTCGGCAATAAAATCGAGCAGCTCGTCGCGCCCCAGCCCGGTTTCGGCCGAGGTGAGGAAGTAGCGCGGCAACTCGTCCCAGATTTCGCTCATTTTTTTGAGGTAATCGGTTACCAAGGCCTTGGTTTGGGCCGTCGACTGTTTGTCGGCCTTCGTGAACACCATCACGAAGGGAATGCCTTCCTCGCCCAGCTTTTCCATGAAAGCCAAGTCGGTGGCCTGCGGGGAATGGCGCGAGTCAATCAGCACGCACACGCACATGAGGTTGGGGCGGTGGCGCAGGTAAAAGTTTATCATGCGCGTCCATTCAGCGCGCGAAGTCTTGCTCACTTTAGCGTAGCCATAGCCCGGCAAATCGACCAAGAACCATTTGTCATTGATGATAAAATGGTTAATTAATTGTGTTTTGCCGGGCGACGCTGACGTTTTAGCCAGCCCTTTGCGCTCGGTTAGCATGTTAATTAGCGAAGATTTGCCCACGTTGGAGCGCCCGATGAATGCGTATTCGGGCAGTGTGGGGGCCGGGCACAACTCCGCCCGCGAATTACTCGTGAGAAATTGGGCGTCGTGAATAATCATGGCAAGCAAGGAAATAGGAGAATGTCAGGAAGCCCAAAATTACGACTGAATGCGGGCGTGCTTGGAATAAATAAAAGGAGTTGAATGAATTGCTATTTCCTTGGTGCGTCTATATTTGCGCGGCATGCCTGCCTTCCAAGCGGGCCGCTGCCGTAGCACTCGACCGCTGTTGGATGGCCGTTATTTCGCCGAGAACCGCTTTTAGCAAGCAAAAAACCTATCTTTGCCCGCCAGCAACCCCTCCGGTTTTGGGATTATGGGCGGTAGGCCCGGCGGTTGGCAACGGTTACCTTATTCGCATTTGCGGATTAAAGCCTAACCCTGCCGTGGTTTTTCAGTATAAGCCCAAAATATAGTTTGCTCCGCAGCCCTTCTGGGGCTCGTTTCCTCGTACAACCCCTTCAGAAATTCTTTTTTTCAAACCTCTCCTCCAATGGACAACTTATCCAGAAGGTTACTGCAAGCGTCGTGCGCCGTTGCCCTTTCCGCCACAGTAGCCGCTCCGGCCCAGGCACAAAGCACGCGTAAAGACCTCAAGACCGGCAACAAGTTCTTCGAGCAGGAAAACTACCGCGCTGCACTGCCTTACTACGAGAAGGTGCTTGCCAAAGACCCGAACAACGCCAAAGCGTTGTTCAACGCCGGTATTTCCTATATGTCCTTCGACAAGGAGAAAGCCAGCGACTACATCTATAAAGCGCAGAAGCTGAAGCCGAAGGTGTCGAAAGACGTGGAATACTGGCTGGGCCGGGTAGACCACCTCAACTACAACTTCGACGAGGCCGTGGCCCACTTCCAGGCCTACAACGCCACGCTGAAGAAGAACGACCAGCGCAAGGAAGAACTCGCGCAGCTCATTCAGCACAGCAAAAATGCCAAGGTGCAGTTCAACTCGCCCAAGGACATTTTCGTCAAAAACCTGGGGCCCACCATCAACACGCAGTACTCGGAGCACAGCCCGGTTATTTCGTCCGATGACAAGCTGCTCATCTTCACCTCGCGCGGCGAAAACGTGACCGGTGCTGCCGGCAAGCCCAGCGACAAGAAAAACAAGGCCATTGCCGCCGACGGTGAGTACTACGAAGACATCTTCGAATCCCGCCGCATCGACGACGAAAACTGGGAGAAGCCCCGCTCGCTGAGCGGCGTGCTCAACGGCAAAGGCCACGACGCTTCGACGCAGCTGTTTGACAACGACACCAAGCTGCTGATGTACCGCAACGACAACAATGGCGACATCTTCGTGTCGGACAAGTCGGGTGGCGACTGGTCGGTCCCGAAGCCGCTGGACAGCAACATCAACTCGAAGTCGTACGAGGGCGATGCCTACATCACGCCGGACGGCAAAACCATTTACTTCGCCACGGGCCGCTACTCCGAGGACGGAACGCTGGACCTGTACTACAGCACCCGTGCTGAAGGTGGTGACTTTGGCCCGGCCAAGTCGCTTGGTGCCAACATCAACACCAAGTACGACGACGACAGCCCGTACC
This DNA window, taken from Hymenobacter sp. 5317J-9, encodes the following:
- a CDS encoding DUF5606 domain-containing protein, producing the protein MPYELQELAAISGMPGLYRLVRAARHGVLVESLDEKATRTLAPARNKVSLLSEISIYTQDPDQTVPLTEVFERIYQKHGAASPVTAKSSEGELTDFLAGVIPDYDRDRVYLSDIKKLATWYGIVSKHRPYQAAPAAEAPTTETTTETPAADAAPAPKAKRKSAKAAEESTASEPLSTGGVIGETDAAPTAAGNPEATTPAKKSRKKAE
- a CDS encoding energy transducer TonB → MTKARSVSQLALGLLLAAAAPALAQTTPNTTPAGQAPGEKGTGIGSVGKAIPVAEYYEGGQAAMYEFIGKELKYPVMAKRNRIQGQCIISFQLNADGTMQDMRIVKQLGGGTGEEALRVVRLLKFKKPELPIRASLPIVFKLGQTASNATDAQ
- the yihA gene encoding ribosome biogenesis GTP-binding protein YihA/YsxC; translated protein: MIIHDAQFLTSNSRAELCPAPTLPEYAFIGRSNVGKSSLINMLTERKGLAKTSASPGKTQLINHFIINDKWFLVDLPGYGYAKVSKTSRAEWTRMINFYLRHRPNLMCVCVLIDSRHSPQATDLAFMEKLGEEGIPFVMVFTKADKQSTAQTKALVTDYLKKMSEIWDELPRYFLTSAETGLGRDELLDFIAEVNQQWVADATPNA